In Dysidea avara chromosome 3, odDysAvar1.4, whole genome shotgun sequence, a single window of DNA contains:
- the LOC136251575 gene encoding solute carrier family 2, facilitated glucose transporter member 6-like, translating to MISPLYIAEIAPRGLRGLFGAVNQLALTVGILLAQGLGIWLHYNWLCVVALAILVVFVPLSSMTLKESPRWLISQGNNVLAIKTLAWLRGPDFDVQEEQTEINNRITGEDRMTLLRQFHFLPTYSVFHPLILTIVCDFLNNKPYCHPDANPSDPKCEDHLQPLAITAIMFYIVGFSIGWGALPWLLASELIPLRVKGTGVGITTCFNWICATIVLLSFGSYQDAVEPWGSFLILSYAIICLLSVIFVLLFVPETKGKSLEEIENYFNRSGK from the exons TTGtacattgctgaaattgcaccTAGGGGCTTGCGAGGACTCTTTGGAGCAGTAAACCAGTTAGCATTGACTGTTGGAATATTACTAGCACAAGGTTTGGGGATCTGGCTACACTATAATTGGTTATGTGTGGTTGCACTAGCTATATTGGTAGTGTTCGTACCTCTGTCATCAATGACTCTGAAGGAGTCTCCAAGATGGCTGATCAGCCAGGGAAATAACGTGCTTGCTATAAAAACTCTAGCATGGCTAAGGGGTCCAGATTTTGATGTACAAGAAGAACAAACAGAGATTAATAACAGAATTACTGGTGAGGATAGAATGACACTGCTGAGACAATTCCATTTCTTACCCACTTATTCTGTTTTCCACCCTCTCATTTTGACCAT TGTCTGTGACTTTTTGAACAATAAACCTTATTGTCATCCTGATGCTAACCCATCTGATCCTAAATGTGAAGACCATCTCCAGCCTCTAGCCATTACTGCTATAATGTTCTATATAGTGGGGTTCTCTATTGGTTGGGGTGCCCTACCTTGGTTGTTAGCATCCGAGTTGATACCTTTGAGAGTGAAGGGAACTGGTGTTGGAATTACTACTTGCTTTAACTGGATTTGTGCTACAATTGTACTGCTATCATTTGGAAGTTACCAAGATGCTGTTGAGCCATGGGGATCATTCTTGATCTTGTCATATGCAATAATCTGTCTCTTGTCAGTTATCTTTGTGTTGCTATTTGTTCCAGAAACTAAAGGAAAATCATTAGAAGAGATTGAAAATTACTTTAATCGTAGTGGCAAATAG